Proteins encoded by one window of Blautia luti:
- a CDS encoding sodium:proton antiporter, translated as MKKLVTVLGAFFAVLLACPLSVFAAEGSKAPSTVPVWLCIPFAGLLLCIAVMPLVKAEWWESHQPLVVALWIILMVVPFAFVYGAGKTTETVLDCIVNDYLTFIILLFGLFCVSGNITMEGDFAGSPRVNVGLLALGTLLASCIGTTGASMLMVRPVIKMNSWRKRKGHIMIFFIFMVSNMGGCLTPIGDPPLLMGFMRGVPFFWSLHLFPVLIFNMVILLFVFYQIDKRSYRKDIANGRKPDIRKPGTQFRLDGLHNIIFLVMIVGAVILSGVLPGMSAFQDAAGNVRGIHLFGEVTLTFPALIEIVIILLAAFLSFKTTDKQIRIRNHFTWGAIQEVAVLFIGIFITMQPALMLLKAVGPNLGVTEPAQMFWATGALSSFLDNTPTYLVFLTTAGTLAFTNGITTTLGTVPTKVLSAISCGAVFMGANTYIGNAPNFMVKAISDENGVKMPSFFGYMLWSIAFLVPVFIIDMFVFFL; from the coding sequence TTGAAAAAGTTGGTGACCGTACTGGGTGCTTTTTTTGCAGTTCTTCTGGCTTGTCCATTGAGTGTATTTGCGGCAGAAGGCAGTAAAGCACCATCTACAGTACCTGTATGGCTTTGCATTCCCTTTGCAGGGCTTTTGTTATGTATTGCAGTGATGCCTCTGGTAAAAGCGGAGTGGTGGGAGTCTCATCAGCCACTGGTTGTTGCCTTATGGATCATTCTGATGGTGGTTCCATTTGCTTTCGTTTATGGAGCCGGAAAGACTACAGAGACAGTTTTGGACTGTATTGTGAATGATTATCTTACATTTATCATTCTGTTATTCGGCCTGTTCTGCGTATCAGGTAATATTACCATGGAGGGTGATTTCGCAGGTTCCCCCCGTGTTAATGTAGGTCTGCTTGCACTGGGAACTCTTCTGGCAAGCTGTATCGGTACCACCGGTGCCAGTATGCTGATGGTACGTCCGGTAATTAAAATGAATTCATGGAGAAAGAGAAAAGGACATATTATGATCTTCTTTATCTTCATGGTTTCCAATATGGGTGGATGTCTTACACCAATCGGAGATCCGCCGCTGTTAATGGGATTTATGCGAGGTGTTCCATTCTTCTGGAGTCTGCATCTGTTCCCTGTACTGATCTTTAATATGGTCATTTTGCTGTTTGTATTTTATCAGATTGATAAACGTTCCTACAGAAAGGATATTGCAAATGGACGTAAACCGGATATCCGTAAACCGGGTACTCAGTTCCGTCTGGATGGACTGCACAATATCATTTTCCTTGTGATGATCGTTGGCGCGGTAATCTTAAGCGGTGTACTTCCGGGAATGTCCGCATTTCAGGATGCCGCAGGCAATGTAAGAGGCATTCATCTTTTTGGAGAAGTAACCCTGACATTCCCGGCACTGATCGAAATTGTGATCATTCTGCTTGCAGCCTTTCTTTCCTTTAAGACAACAGATAAGCAGATCCGTATCAGAAACCATTTTACCTGGGGTGCGATCCAGGAGGTTGCGGTTTTATTCATCGGTATCTTTATCACCATGCAGCCTGCATTGATGCTTCTGAAAGCTGTAGGACCGAATCTGGGAGTTACTGAACCGGCTCAGATGTTCTGGGCAACCGGTGCGCTTTCCAGTTTCTTGGATAATACACCGACGTATCTGGTATTCCTTACAACGGCAGGAACGCTGGCATTTACCAATGGAATCACAACCACACTGGGAACTGTACCGACGAAGGTGCTGTCTGCCATTTCCTGTGGTGCGGTATTTATGGGTGCCAACACTTATATCGGAAATGCCCCGAACTTTATGGTAAAGGCAATCTCTGATGAGAACGGTGTCAAGATGCCATCATTCTTCGGATATATGCTCTGGTCCATCGCATTTCTGGTTCCAGTGTTTATTATCGATATGTTTGTATTCTTTTTATAA
- the clpB gene encoding ATP-dependent chaperone ClpB, whose translation MNISKFTQKSVQAVQDLEKVAYQFGNQEIEEEHLLYALLEQEDSLILKLIEKMEIDKDYFRNSLNQALDARVKVSGGELHFGQYLNKALVSAEDEAKAMGDEYVSVEHLFLALLRYPSPSMKKLFQEFGITKERFLQALSTVRGNQRVVSDNPEATYDTLNKYGEDLVEKARNQKLDPVIGRDEEIRNIIRILSRKTKNNPVLIGEPGVGKTAAIEGLAQRIVAEDVPEGLKDKKIFALDMGALVAGAKYRGEFEERLKAVLEEVKKSEGNIILFIDELHLIVGAGKTDGAMDASNMLKPMLARGELHCIGATTLDEYRQYIEKDAALERRFQPVMVDEPTVEDTISILRGLKERYEVFHGVKITDSALVAAATLSHRYITDRFLPDKAIDLVDEACALIKTELDSMPSELDEQRRKIMQLEIEESALKKETDNLSKERLETLQKELAELRDTFNTQKAQWDNEKHSVEKLQKLREQIEDVNKQIQKAKQNYDLEKAAQLQYGELPKLQQQLEIEEKSVKEGDRSLVHEAVTDDEIARIISRWTGIPVTRLTEGERAKLLTLEDQLHKRVVGQDEGVKRVTDAILRSKAGIKDPTKPIGSFLFLGPTGVGKTELAKTLAENLFDDEQNMVRIDMSEYMEKYSVSRLIGAPPGYVGYEEGGQLTEAVRRKPYSVVLFDEIEKAHPDVFNVLLQVLDDGRITDSQGRTVDFKNTILIMTSNIGSPYLLDGIDENGEIKPEAQSQVMDDLRGHFRPEFLNRLDEIIMFKPLTKSNIGKIVDLMVSELDKRLADQELSLELTDAAKNQVIENGYDPVYGARPLKRYLQKYVETLAARKILSGDVHAGDTLVLDVQNGEFIVTVKDGN comes from the coding sequence ATGAATATCAGTAAATTTACACAGAAATCCGTACAGGCTGTCCAGGATCTGGAGAAGGTTGCTTATCAGTTTGGCAACCAGGAGATTGAAGAGGAGCATCTTTTATATGCTCTGCTGGAACAGGAAGACAGCCTGATTCTTAAACTGATCGAGAAGATGGAGATAGATAAGGATTATTTCAGAAATTCTCTGAATCAGGCACTGGATGCCAGGGTTAAGGTATCTGGCGGTGAGCTTCATTTCGGACAGTATCTGAACAAGGCTCTGGTCAGTGCAGAGGATGAAGCCAAGGCAATGGGTGATGAATATGTCTCTGTAGAGCATTTATTCCTTGCTTTGTTGAGATATCCAAGTCCAAGCATGAAGAAACTGTTTCAGGAATTTGGCATTACTAAGGAGCGTTTCCTGCAGGCACTTTCTACAGTACGAGGCAATCAGCGTGTAGTCAGTGACAATCCGGAAGCTACTTATGATACTTTGAATAAATATGGCGAGGATTTAGTCGAAAAGGCACGTAACCAGAAGCTGGATCCTGTGATCGGACGTGATGAAGAAATCCGTAATATCATCAGAATCCTTTCTCGTAAGACCAAGAACAATCCGGTGCTCATCGGTGAGCCTGGTGTAGGTAAGACTGCAGCAATCGAGGGTCTTGCACAGCGAATCGTGGCAGAGGATGTGCCGGAAGGTCTGAAGGATAAGAAGATTTTTGCACTGGACATGGGTGCTCTGGTAGCAGGTGCCAAATACAGAGGTGAGTTTGAGGAACGTCTGAAAGCAGTCCTTGAAGAAGTAAAGAAGAGTGAAGGAAACATTATTCTTTTCATTGATGAGTTACATCTGATCGTTGGTGCAGGTAAGACTGACGGAGCCATGGATGCAAGCAATATGCTGAAGCCTATGCTTGCCAGAGGTGAGCTTCACTGTATCGGTGCCACAACTCTGGATGAGTATCGTCAGTATATTGAGAAAGATGCCGCTCTGGAACGTCGTTTCCAGCCTGTTATGGTGGATGAACCTACAGTGGAGGATACCATTTCCATCCTTCGTGGTCTGAAGGAGAGATATGAGGTCTTCCATGGTGTTAAGATCACAGACAGCGCGCTGGTTGCAGCAGCTACACTTTCACATAGATATATCACAGACCGTTTTCTTCCTGATAAGGCCATTGACCTGGTGGATGAGGCCTGTGCCCTGATCAAGACAGAGCTGGATTCCATGCCTTCAGAGCTGGATGAACAGCGCCGTAAGATCATGCAGCTGGAGATTGAGGAATCTGCACTGAAGAAAGAGACAGATAACCTGAGTAAGGAACGTCTGGAAACACTTCAGAAGGAGCTGGCAGAGCTTCGTGATACCTTTAATACCCAGAAAGCACAGTGGGATAATGAGAAGCATTCTGTAGAGAAATTACAGAAGCTTCGTGAGCAGATCGAGGATGTAAATAAGCAGATCCAGAAAGCAAAACAGAACTATGATCTGGAGAAGGCCGCACAGTTACAGTACGGTGAACTTCCGAAATTACAGCAGCAGCTGGAAATCGAAGAGAAGAGCGTTAAAGAGGGCGACAGAAGCCTGGTACATGAGGCAGTTACAGATGATGAGATCGCAAGGATCATTTCCAGATGGACCGGTATTCCTGTAACAAGACTGACAGAAGGCGAGAGAGCTAAACTTCTCACTCTGGAAGATCAGCTTCACAAGAGAGTTGTAGGCCAGGATGAAGGTGTGAAGAGGGTTACAGATGCAATCCTTCGTTCTAAAGCCGGCATCAAGGATCCGACTAAACCAATCGGTTCCTTCCTGTTCCTTGGTCCTACAGGTGTAGGTAAGACAGAGCTTGCCAAAACTCTGGCAGAGAATCTTTTCGATGATGAGCAGAATATGGTCAGAATTGATATGAGTGAGTACATGGAGAAGTATTCTGTATCCAGACTGATCGGAGCGCCTCCGGGATATGTAGGATATGAGGAGGGCGGTCAGCTTACTGAGGCAGTCCGCCGTAAACCATACAGTGTTGTACTTTTTGATGAGATCGAGAAAGCACATCCGGATGTATTTAACGTACTGTTACAGGTACTGGACGATGGTCGTATTACAGACTCTCAGGGACGTACCGTTGACTTTAAGAATACAATTCTGATCATGACTTCCAACATCGGTTCTCCTTATCTGCTGGATGGCATTGATGAGAATGGTGAGATTAAACCTGAGGCTCAGAGTCAGGTTATGGATGACCTGAGAGGTCACTTCCGTCCGGAATTCCTGAACCGTCTTGATGAAATAATTATGTTCAAGCCCTTGACAAAATCTAATATTGGTAAGATAGTAGACTTGATGGTCAGCGAGCTTGATAAACGTCTTGCAGACCAGGAGCTTTCCCTGGAACTGACAGATGCAGCCAAGAATCAGGTCATTGAGAATGGCTATGATCCGGTATATGGTGCACGTCCGCTGAAACGTTATCTGCAGAAATATGTAGAAACTCTTGCAGCGAGAAAGATTCTGTCCGGAGATGTTCACGCAGGTGATACTCTGGTGCTGGATGTTCAGAATGGGGAATTCATTGTTACGGTAAAGGACGGAAACTAA
- a CDS encoding DUF4250 domain-containing protein — translation MIPKDPMILLSYVNTQLRDYYDSLEALCTCRGLKKDELVAKMHSIDYEYDEATNQFI, via the coding sequence ATGATACCCAAAGATCCAATGATTCTGCTGAGTTATGTGAATACTCAGCTCAGGGATTACTATGATTCCCTGGAAGCACTCTGTACATGCAGAGGATTAAAGAAAGACGAACTGGTAGCGAAGATGCACTCTATCGACTATGAGTATGATGAGGCGACCAATCAGTTCATATAA
- a CDS encoding sodium-dependent transporter — MKREQLGSRLGFIMLSAGCAIGCGNVWKFPWMCGQNGGGSFMLIYLLCLVILGIPALVLEFSIGRAAQTSPLFMYRKLEKPGQKWGIFGWFCLLGNIALMAFYTVVCGWIIYYFVQFLRGKNGSLGFSAMISSPSVNVFFLLVTVVIAFFILSFNLQGGLERVTKYMMSALLVLMLALAVHSLFLKGAGEGMTFYLKPNFSKIDGSVIVGAMNQAFFTLSTGMGGMAIFGSYIGKEHSLMGEAIHVITLDTLVAFLAGVIIFPACFTFDLEVNAGPSLLFDTMAAVFNNMSGGRIWGSLFFLFMVFAAMSTVLGVCENILAMIRELTGWSRPKGSVVCGTGVFLLALTTALGFSVFHFQPFAEGTTWLDFWDFIVSNNILPLGSLILALFCCNKFGWGWDNFIKESNTGKGLKVQSWMKPLFRFVLPIIIAFIYIYGMFTFNWK; from the coding sequence ATGAAACGTGAACAGCTTGGAAGCCGGCTTGGCTTCATTATGCTTTCCGCCGGCTGCGCCATTGGCTGCGGAAATGTGTGGAAATTCCCGTGGATGTGCGGGCAAAATGGCGGCGGCAGCTTTATGCTGATCTATCTTCTGTGTCTGGTCATCCTGGGAATCCCGGCTCTTGTGTTGGAATTTTCCATCGGAAGAGCGGCTCAGACAAGTCCCCTTTTCATGTACCGTAAGCTGGAAAAGCCAGGACAGAAATGGGGGATTTTCGGCTGGTTCTGTCTGCTTGGCAACATTGCCCTGATGGCATTTTACACTGTTGTCTGCGGCTGGATCATTTATTATTTTGTACAGTTTCTCAGAGGTAAAAATGGTTCGCTGGGATTTTCAGCCATGATCTCCTCTCCCTCTGTGAATGTATTCTTCTTACTGGTCACTGTGGTCATTGCATTTTTCATCCTTTCCTTCAATCTTCAGGGAGGACTGGAGCGTGTGACAAAATATATGATGTCTGCGCTGCTGGTACTGATGCTTGCTCTCGCTGTGCACAGTCTTTTTCTGAAAGGCGCAGGTGAGGGAATGACCTTTTATCTGAAACCGAATTTCTCAAAGATTGATGGTTCGGTGATCGTAGGGGCAATGAACCAGGCATTCTTTACTTTATCTACAGGTATGGGTGGCATGGCTATCTTTGGCAGCTATATTGGCAAAGAGCATTCTCTGATGGGGGAAGCTATTCATGTGATCACACTGGACACACTGGTTGCTTTTCTGGCAGGAGTTATTATTTTCCCTGCATGCTTTACCTTTGATCTGGAAGTAAATGCAGGTCCGAGCCTTCTGTTTGATACAATGGCAGCAGTTTTTAACAACATGTCCGGAGGTCGCATCTGGGGTTCCTTATTCTTCCTGTTCATGGTATTTGCAGCTATGTCAACAGTTCTGGGAGTGTGCGAGAATATCCTGGCAATGATACGTGAGCTTACCGGCTGGTCCCGTCCAAAAGGCAGCGTGGTCTGTGGCACAGGCGTCTTTCTTCTGGCACTTACCACAGCCCTTGGTTTCAGCGTTTTCCACTTCCAGCCATTTGCCGAAGGAACTACCTGGCTTGATTTCTGGGATTTTATTGTTTCCAACAATATTTTACCCCTTGGCTCTCTCATCCTTGCACTCTTCTGCTGTAATAAGTTCGGCTGGGGATGGGATAACTTTATCAAAGAGAGCAATACCGGTAAGGGTTTAAAGGTACAGAGCTGGATGAAACCGCTCTTCCGATTTGTACTTCCGATTATAATTGCCTTTATCTATATTTATGGAATGTTCACATTCAACTGGAAATAA
- a CDS encoding LysR family transcriptional regulator, which translates to MDTNVLKTFIAVCEYSGFSAAAKELGYTQSTVSSQIKQLEKELDVRLFDRYYHKINLTEKGVLVLQQARNILKAEAKMLDSLNSAESIEGEIRLSMSSSVCSRYFKNDFLRFHHQYPEIKVEITENGTEQMFDKLRKNETDLVFTLDRHIYDSDFIICAEQEEQVHFIAAADNPVAGCSWKLSEISQNEFVLTEQAMSYRKILNETLASQSLEIRPVLEIGNPLQICELVKNSSLLSFLPDFISEKYVRDGQIKRLDVAGCPVTVWTQLLLHKNKWRSPAINVFIEFYKEVMQR; encoded by the coding sequence ATGGATACAAATGTGTTAAAAACTTTTATTGCAGTATGTGAATATTCCGGATTTTCGGCTGCTGCAAAAGAACTGGGATATACGCAGTCTACAGTTTCTTCACAGATTAAACAACTGGAAAAGGAACTTGATGTCAGGCTGTTTGACCGTTATTATCATAAAATCAATCTTACGGAAAAGGGAGTTTTAGTTTTGCAGCAGGCTCGAAATATTCTGAAGGCAGAGGCGAAAATGCTTGATTCGCTGAATTCGGCTGAAAGCATTGAAGGCGAGATCCGGTTGTCTATGTCCAGTTCTGTCTGCAGCAGATATTTTAAAAATGATTTTCTGCGTTTTCATCATCAGTATCCGGAAATAAAAGTGGAGATAACAGAAAACGGTACAGAGCAGATGTTTGATAAATTGCGGAAGAACGAAACAGATCTGGTTTTTACTCTGGACAGGCATATTTATGATTCGGATTTTATTATTTGTGCGGAACAGGAAGAACAGGTACATTTTATTGCAGCGGCTGATAATCCTGTTGCAGGCTGTTCGTGGAAATTAAGTGAAATTTCTCAGAATGAGTTTGTGTTAACAGAACAAGCCATGAGCTACAGAAAAATACTGAATGAAACCCTTGCGTCCCAATCACTGGAAATCCGTCCGGTTCTTGAAATCGGAAATCCGCTTCAGATATGTGAACTGGTAAAAAACAGCAGCCTGCTTTCCTTTCTTCCGGATTTTATTTCGGAGAAATATGTGAGAGACGGACAGATTAAAAGACTGGATGTTGCCGGCTGCCCGGTAACTGTATGGACACAGTTGCTGCTCCACAAAAATAAATGGCGGTCTCCGGCAATTAATGTGTTTATAGAATTTTATAAAGAAGTCATGCAGAGATAG
- a CDS encoding AAA family ATPase, producing the protein MQDNQEKCKELATRIYNLDEEVYKCVGSSLGRTFTGQKETTLRHLAALMYTKPDGHLLRSELALISNMARTIRDKSERRRLMIEYDSILKEIESLPDTFGQTDIVDKERISLNNLIARRQNEISENDHLIICISRTQGSGGNDIGFELADQLQINYYDAEIFDQVMKRLQADKSVVSDTGNFEKFDKYRKKKHTDLKTWFREFNRYHGLPKQDAVFFNMSDLICELAKSEDCVIMGRCADMILKNNHIPHISLFISAPFQVRVQHVMDIRNMNLKQAVRFLKQMDKQHKKYYEFYTGEKWGKPENYDLCINSANYGLKDTIELIRRMLDQKVH; encoded by the coding sequence ATGCAGGACAATCAGGAAAAATGTAAAGAACTTGCAACACGCATTTATAACCTGGATGAAGAAGTTTACAAATGTGTCGGTTCCTCTCTGGGACGTACATTTACAGGACAAAAAGAAACAACTCTCCGTCATCTGGCAGCACTGATGTATACCAAGCCGGACGGACATCTGCTCAGAAGTGAACTGGCGCTGATCAGTAACATGGCCCGTACCATCAGGGATAAGAGCGAGAGAAGACGTCTTATGATAGAGTATGACAGTATTCTGAAAGAGATTGAAAGTCTTCCGGATACATTTGGACAGACAGATATTGTAGATAAAGAACGTATCAGTCTGAATAATCTGATCGCAAGACGCCAGAATGAGATTTCCGAAAATGATCATCTGATCATCTGTATCAGCCGTACACAGGGAAGTGGCGGTAATGATATCGGATTTGAACTGGCGGATCAGCTTCAGATCAACTATTATGATGCAGAAATCTTTGATCAGGTTATGAAGCGTCTGCAGGCAGATAAAAGTGTAGTTAGTGATACAGGTAATTTTGAGAAATTTGATAAATACAGAAAGAAAAAACATACAGATCTGAAAACCTGGTTCAGGGAATTCAACCGTTATCACGGACTTCCGAAACAGGATGCGGTTTTCTTCAACATGAGTGATCTGATCTGTGAACTGGCAAAAAGTGAAGACTGTGTGATTATGGGGCGCTGTGCAGATATGATTCTGAAGAATAATCACATTCCTCATATCAGCCTGTTTATCAGTGCTCCCTTCCAGGTTCGTGTGCAGCACGTTATGGATATCCGTAATATGAATCTGAAACAGGCAGTACGTTTTCTGAAGCAGATGGATAAGCAGCATAAGAAATATTATGAATTTTATACCGGTGAGAAATGGGGAAAACCGGAGAATTATGATTTGTGCATCAACAGTGCCAACTATGGACTGAAGGATACAATTGAGCTGATCCGGAGAATGCTGGATCAGAAGGTTCACTAA
- a CDS encoding ABC transporter ATP-binding protein, giving the protein MIKLMKYLKKSAGYIVLIIALLFLQAYCDLSLPDYTSKIINVGIQQKGIEDSVPDKLRDSTLQNLQIFMDEDQKKEVSQNYTQEEDTWVLNDDISKETRENLNEDFSKAMMMVAAFSEDSEQGQAMVAQMGLPEGTDPLTALAQMPEEAVQQIMSQVDEKLKDMPESIVTQAGVSFVASEYEALGKDVDAIQMHYILMSGIRMLAMALVIMLAAISVTFISARVAGRLGHDLRNSIYRKVMSFSSREYHKFSTASLITRSTNDVQQVQQVMAMMFRIVLYAPILGIGGVIKVLNTDSSMTWILGVAVGLILIVIFVLFQVAMPKFTILQTLIDRLNLVSREILTGIPVIRAFSREKHEEERFEKANLDLTKTNLFVNRCMTFMMPIMMLIMNGVSVLIIYSGSHAVDNGTMQVGNVMAFIQYAMQIIMSFLMITAMSIMLPRANVAALRIDEVLKTEVSIQDPETPVHPSENVKGEIEFDHVSFAYPEAGENVLTDISFKAKKGQTIAVIGSTGSGKSTLINLIPRYYDVTKGSVKVDGVDVRDMTQKELRDKLGYVPQKGVLFSGTIDSNIRYGKPEITDAQVKEAAEVAQATEFIDTKPKKYESPVSQGGTNVSGGQKQRLSIARAIAKDPEIFIFDDSFSALDFKTDSQLRKALKEYTKDATTVIVAQRISTILGADQIIVLDDGHMAGIGTHKELMANCEVYQQIARSQLSEEELA; this is encoded by the coding sequence ATGATTAAACTGATGAAATATCTGAAGAAATCAGCGGGATACATTGTCCTGATCATAGCACTTCTGTTTCTGCAGGCGTACTGTGATCTTTCCCTGCCGGATTATACCTCCAAGATCATTAATGTAGGTATCCAGCAGAAAGGTATTGAAGACAGTGTGCCGGATAAGCTTCGGGATTCAACCTTGCAGAATCTTCAGATTTTTATGGATGAGGATCAGAAAAAGGAAGTTTCACAGAATTATACACAGGAAGAAGATACCTGGGTATTAAACGATGATATTTCCAAAGAAACCAGAGAGAATTTAAATGAGGATTTCTCAAAGGCGATGATGATGGTAGCTGCCTTTTCCGAAGACAGTGAGCAGGGGCAGGCAATGGTTGCACAGATGGGCCTTCCGGAGGGAACAGACCCGTTGACAGCACTGGCACAGATGCCGGAAGAAGCAGTACAGCAGATTATGAGTCAGGTGGATGAGAAGCTGAAAGATATGCCGGAGTCTATTGTGACACAGGCTGGTGTTTCCTTTGTTGCTTCAGAATATGAAGCACTGGGGAAAGATGTGGATGCCATTCAGATGCATTACATCCTGATGTCAGGTATCAGAATGCTTGCCATGGCACTGGTGATCATGCTGGCAGCAATCAGCGTCACATTTATTTCGGCCAGAGTGGCAGGCAGACTTGGTCATGACCTGAGAAACAGCATTTACCGCAAGGTTATGAGCTTCTCCAGCAGAGAATATCATAAATTCTCCACAGCATCCCTGATCACACGAAGTACTAATGATGTGCAGCAGGTACAGCAGGTTATGGCAATGATGTTCCGTATTGTTCTGTACGCGCCGATCCTTGGTATTGGTGGAGTGATCAAGGTATTAAACACAGATTCTTCCATGACATGGATCCTTGGTGTGGCAGTTGGTCTGATACTGATTGTGATCTTTGTGCTGTTCCAGGTGGCAATGCCAAAATTCACTATCTTACAGACTCTGATCGACAGACTGAATCTGGTATCCCGTGAGATCCTGACAGGTATTCCTGTTATCCGCGCATTCAGCCGTGAGAAGCATGAGGAAGAGCGTTTTGAGAAAGCAAATCTGGATCTGACAAAAACCAACCTGTTTGTCAACAGATGTATGACTTTTATGATGCCCATTATGATGCTGATCATGAATGGTGTATCTGTACTTATTATTTACAGTGGTTCCCATGCAGTAGACAACGGAACCATGCAGGTTGGTAATGTTATGGCATTTATCCAGTATGCAATGCAGATCATCATGTCCTTCCTGATGATCACTGCAATGTCCATTATGCTCCCGAGAGCAAATGTTGCAGCACTTCGTATTGATGAGGTTCTGAAAACAGAGGTTTCTATTCAGGATCCGGAAACTCCGGTACATCCGTCAGAAAATGTGAAAGGTGAGATTGAATTTGACCATGTATCCTTCGCTTACCCGGAAGCAGGTGAGAATGTACTGACAGACATTTCCTTTAAAGCAAAGAAAGGTCAGACAATCGCAGTGATCGGAAGTACTGGAAGCGGTAAGAGTACCCTGATCAATCTGATCCCAAGATACTATGATGTGACAAAGGGTTCTGTTAAAGTGGATGGTGTAGATGTCCGTGACATGACTCAGAAAGAGCTTCGTGATAAGCTGGGATATGTGCCGCAGAAGGGTGTACTTTTCTCAGGTACCATTGATTCAAACATCCGCTATGGTAAGCCGGAGATCACTGATGCACAGGTAAAGGAAGCCGCAGAGGTTGCACAGGCTACAGAATTTATTGATACCAAACCGAAGAAATATGAATCCCCTGTATCACAGGGAGGTACCAATGTTTCGGGCGGACAGAAACAGCGTCTGTCCATTGCCAGAGCCATTGCAAAGGATCCGGAAATCTTTATCTTTGATGACAGCTTCTCTGCCCTTGACTTTAAGACTGACAGTCAGTTGAGAAAGGCATTGAAGGAGTACACCAAGGACGCAACTACCGTAATCGTTGCCCAGAGGATCAGTACCATCCTTGGTGCAGATCAGATCATTGTACTGGACGACGGACATATGGCAGGTATTGGAACTCATAAGGAACTGATGGCAAATTGTGAGGTATATCAGCAGATTGCAAGATCTCAGTTATCAGAGGAGGAACTGGCATGA
- a CDS encoding MarR family winged helix-turn-helix transcriptional regulator translates to MWCPEEEKKEKREEKSMPALFMEINRQYGMRCMQRIREIGIQQGQMPIIMIVYRHNGCSQKEIAEWMCVTPPTVNVSIQRLEKADIVCRRRDDKDQRIMRVYLTENGRKIVEELQQESKAVEKVMFSNFSEAELCLLRRFFGQILDNISEIPVNR, encoded by the coding sequence ATGTGGTGCCCGGAAGAGGAGAAGAAAGAGAAACGAGAAGAGAAAAGCATGCCTGCGCTCTTTATGGAGATCAACCGCCAATATGGTATGAGATGTATGCAGCGTATACGGGAAATCGGTATCCAGCAGGGACAGATGCCGATCATTATGATCGTATACAGACATAACGGCTGCAGCCAGAAGGAGATTGCAGAGTGGATGTGTGTAACACCGCCCACTGTTAATGTAAGTATCCAGCGTCTTGAGAAAGCAGATATTGTCTGCAGGAGACGTGATGATAAAGATCAACGCATTATGCGTGTATATCTGACAGAAAACGGAAGAAAAATCGTGGAGGAGCTCCAGCAGGAAAGCAAAGCTGTGGAAAAAGTGATGTTCAGCAATTTCAGCGAAGCAGAGCTATGTCTTTTACGAAGGTTTTTTGGGCAGATTCTGGATAATATTTCGGAGATACCTGTCAACAGGTAG